Proteins co-encoded in one Salvia splendens isolate huo1 chromosome 4, SspV2, whole genome shotgun sequence genomic window:
- the LOC121801627 gene encoding membrane-embedded CAAX protease MroQ-like: MSVAVFTSYSLSAPSLPSIKRFKSQVEQTLPLRSSPLTPALKLQGTTTRGLCGICCYKDNDSKESVKEEKRLEWRILKRWDVPWNWQTISLTSLACGISFVLTGLIEAAAVEYSGIQIEELSLDEKAEILFLDQGIATTVVLAVLYSLTKSFSPLPDDIYRYDWRDPFNLQKGWLLWAGIGLGGALAAIAGTGVVMSFFNGEPPQRETDALVRLLPLIGSSSISTAALVGIVGVLAPILEETVFRGFFMVALTKWLPTPLAVLVSAAVFAGAHLTPGEFPQLFVLGTALGLTYAQTRNLLAPITIHAFWNSGVILLLTFLQLQGYDIKDLLLQGSY; this comes from the exons ATGTCAGTTGCTGTATTCACTTCGTATAGTCTCTCGGCACCCTCTCTCCCATCCATCAAAAGATTCAAATCCCAAGTAGAGCAAACCCTTCCCCTTCGATCTTCGCCATTAACACCTGCTCTCAAGCTTCAAGGCACAACCACAAGAGGGCTGTGCGGCATATGCTGTTATAAGGATAATGATTCAAAAGAATCCGTTAAAGAG GAAAAGAGATTAGAATGGCGAATATTGAAACGTTGGGATGTTCCATGGAATTGGCAAACAATCTCACTAACCTCGCTTGCTTGTGGAATAAG TTTTGTTTTGACAGGACTAATTGAAGCAGCAGCAGTAGAGTACTCAGGGATTCAAATCGAGGAGTTAAGTCTGGATGAGAAGGCGGAGATCTTATTTTTGGATCAAGG AATTGCAACTACAGTGGTTCTTGCAGTTTTGTATAGTCTGACAAAGTCATTCTCTCCCCTTCCTGATGACATATATCGATATG ATTGGAGGGATCCTTTCAATCTTCAAAAAGGCTGGTTGTTATGGGCGGGGATTGGTCTTGGTGGAGCTTTGGCTGCCATTGCGGGAACAGGAGTTGTGATGTCTTTTTTCAACGGTGAGCCCCCACAGAGAGAG ACTGATGCCCTTGTGCGCTTGCTTCCACTTATCGGATCTTCGAGTATCAG CACTGCTGCTTTGGTAGGTATTGTAGGTGTGCTTGCTCCTATTCTCGAAGAAACTGTCTTTAGAGGGTTTTTCATGGTAGCTCTCACCAAATG GTTGCCAACGCCTCTTGCTGTGCTAGTCAGTGCTGCTGTATTTGCAGGAGCACATCTCACTCCGGGTGAATTTCCTCAGCTGTTTGTACTCG GAACGGCATTAGGGCTAACTTACGCTCAAACGCGCAACCTTCTAGCACCAATCACTATCCACGCCTTCTGGAACTCGGGTGTTATATTGCTTCTAACCTTCCTTCAG CTGCAGGGATATGACATCAAGGACTTGTTGTTACAAGGGTCGTATTGA